In candidate division KSB1 bacterium, a single window of DNA contains:
- a CDS encoding RtcB family protein, producing the protein MSQYKLRKVTDYLWEIPREGKMRVPGRIYATEDMLPDVTKDNAHIQVANVATLPGIVNYSMAMPDIHWGYGFPIGGVAAFDVESGVISPGGVGYDINCGVRLLRTDLKREEIQDKIRDVVSALFQHVPSGVGSTGAIKLSNKELERVLVEGAHWAVENGFGTETDLDHIEESGRLPGADPSYVSARAMERGRPQLGTLGSGNHFVEVGFVEEVYDEKLAQKLGLFEGQVTMIVHTGSRGFGHQVCDDYIRVMLKASEKYGIELPDKQLCCAPVQSPEGKQYYAAMACAVNFAFANRQMITHWAREAFVKALGLPPSRVNMQVVYEVAHNIAKLEEHEVDGQRKTLCVHRKGATRAFGPGHPAVPAAYRDVGQPVLIPGDMGRYSYVLVGTEKAMVETFGSTCHGAGRVMSRHEATRVAKGRALKRELEDRGVFVMASSKETIAEEMPEAYKDVSRVVEAVALAGISVKVAKLRPLGVVKG; encoded by the coding sequence ATGAGCCAGTACAAGCTTCGCAAAGTTACGGATTATCTCTGGGAGATTCCCCGGGAGGGGAAAATGCGTGTGCCGGGCCGGATCTACGCCACGGAGGACATGCTTCCGGACGTCACGAAGGACAACGCGCACATCCAAGTGGCGAACGTGGCGACCCTTCCCGGCATTGTGAACTACTCCATGGCCATGCCCGACATTCATTGGGGCTATGGCTTCCCGATTGGGGGGGTGGCGGCGTTCGACGTGGAAAGCGGCGTCATCTCACCGGGCGGCGTAGGATACGACATCAATTGCGGCGTCCGGCTTCTGCGAACCGACCTGAAGCGAGAGGAGATCCAGGACAAGATTCGGGACGTGGTAAGCGCGTTGTTTCAGCACGTCCCGAGCGGAGTGGGGTCGACGGGGGCCATCAAGCTGAGCAATAAAGAGCTGGAGCGGGTTCTGGTCGAGGGAGCGCACTGGGCGGTCGAGAATGGCTTCGGCACAGAGACTGACCTTGACCACATCGAGGAGTCGGGACGCTTGCCAGGAGCCGATCCGTCCTACGTGAGCGCCCGGGCCATGGAGAGGGGGAGGCCCCAGCTTGGCACCTTGGGCAGCGGCAACCACTTTGTGGAGGTGGGGTTTGTCGAGGAGGTGTACGATGAGAAACTGGCCCAGAAACTGGGTCTCTTCGAGGGCCAGGTGACCATGATCGTGCACACCGGCTCGCGAGGGTTCGGACACCAGGTCTGTGACGACTACATTCGGGTGATGCTCAAAGCCAGTGAGAAGTACGGCATCGAGCTTCCGGACAAGCAGCTCTGCTGTGCGCCGGTGCAGTCGCCGGAGGGGAAGCAGTACTACGCTGCGATGGCCTGCGCCGTGAACTTCGCCTTTGCCAATCGGCAGATGATCACCCACTGGGCGCGGGAGGCATTCGTCAAGGCTCTCGGTCTACCCCCCTCGCGGGTGAACATGCAGGTGGTCTACGAGGTGGCGCACAATATCGCCAAGCTCGAGGAGCACGAGGTGGACGGCCAGAGGAAGACCCTGTGCGTCCATCGGAAAGGGGCCACACGGGCTTTCGGACCAGGGCACCCAGCTGTACCCGCTGCGTACCGAGATGTGGGACAACCGGTTCTCATCCCGGGCGATATGGGACGGTATTCGTACGTGCTGGTGGGGACGGAGAAAGCCATGGTGGAGACCTTCGGCTCTACCTGCCATGGTGCCGGCCGGGTGATGAGCCGCCACGAAGCTACGCGGGTGGCGAAGGGGCGCGCCCTGAAGCGGGAGCTGGAGGACCGCGGCGTCTTTGTGATGGCCAGCAGCAAGGAGACCATTGCGGAGGAGATGCCGGAAGCCTACAAGGATGTCTCGCGCGTTGTGGAGGCCGTAGCCCTGGCGGGCATCTCGGTAAAGGTGGCCAAGCTTCGGCCACTGGGTGTGGTCAAAGGCTGA